The following proteins come from a genomic window of Companilactobacillus pabuli:
- a CDS encoding histidine phosphatase family protein — MVELYIVRHGETDTNYTGKINGSATDLSLNETGKKQVEHLKEHLNINDFDEIYASPLKRAQETAAILNQDTLEIQTDKRLREINYGSWDGLLADDVHEKYPNCFDENGYLTKNYSDYSQNAETYQSVLDRLQSFIDDMRDKGNKKILVVCHGFVTRSFVQLVTETPDIEDILEPINASVTQIKISNKTGRTYLGYYGRLENI, encoded by the coding sequence ATGGTCGAACTATATATCGTAAGACATGGTGAAACTGATACTAACTATACTGGTAAAATCAACGGTTCAGCAACTGACTTGAGCTTGAATGAAACTGGTAAAAAACAAGTTGAACATTTAAAAGAACATCTTAACATCAACGATTTTGATGAAATTTATGCCAGTCCATTAAAACGTGCACAAGAAACTGCTGCTATCTTGAATCAAGATACTTTAGAAATTCAAACTGACAAACGCTTAAGAGAAATAAATTATGGCTCATGGGACGGACTCTTGGCTGACGACGTTCACGAAAAGTATCCTAACTGTTTTGACGAAAATGGCTATCTAACTAAAAATTATTCAGACTATTCACAAAACGCTGAAACTTATCAATCAGTGCTAGATCGTTTACAATCATTCATTGATGATATGCGTGATAAGGGCAACAAAAAGATTTTAGTTGTCTGCCACGGTTTCGTTACTCGTTCTTTCGTACAACTAGTTACCGAAACACCAGACATTGAAGATATTTTGGAACCAATCAATGCTTCAGTAACTCAAATTAAAATTTCCAACAAAACTGGTCGTACTTATTTAGGCTATTATGGACGACTAGAAAACATCTAA